A window from Ictalurus punctatus breed USDA103 unplaced genomic scaffold, Coco_2.0 Super-Scaffold_100046, whole genome shotgun sequence encodes these proteins:
- the LOC108261485 gene encoding histone H1: MAEVAPAPAAAPAKAPKKKAASRAKKAGPSVGELIVKAVSSSKERSGVSLTALKKALAAGGYDVEKNNSRVKIAVKGLVTKGTLVQTKGTGASGSFKLNKKQTEAKKPVKKAAPKAKKPAPKKPPGAKKPKKVAAKKPAAAAKKSPKKAKKPAAAAKKATKSPKKAKKPATSKKAAKSPKKAKAVKPKTKKPKAAKAKKAAPKKNHPPVLKAISVPGRASSRLYWH; this comes from the exons ATGGCAGAAGTCGCACCCGCTCCCGCCGCCGCGCCGGCCAAAGCGCCCAAGAAGAAAGCAGCTTCGAGAGCAAAAAAAGCCGGCCCTAGCGTCGGCGAGCTGATCGTCAAAGCCGTTTCCTCGTCTAAGGAGAGGAGCGGCGTGTCTCtcactgctctgaagaaagcGCTGGCTGCCGGCGGATACGATGTGGAGAAGAACAACTCCCGCGTCAAGATCGCCGTTAAGGGTCTCGTGACTAAAGGCActctggtgcagaccaaagggaCCGGCGCGTCTGGCTCTTTCAAGCTGAACAAGAAGCAGACCGAAGCCAAGAAGCCCGTGAAGAAAGCCGCGCCCAAAGCGAAAAAGCCCGCCCCCAAAAAGCCCCCCGGGGCTAAGAAGCCTAAGAAGGTAGCAGCCAAGAAACCCGCCGCCGCGGCCAAGAAGTCTCCTAAGAAGGCGAAGAAGCCCGCCGCCGCCGCAAAGAAAGCCACCAAGAGCCCGAAGAAGGCGAAAAAGCCCGCGACCTCTAAAAAGGCAGCCAAGAGCCCCAAGAAAGCGAAAGCTGTCAAGCCCAAGACCAAAAAGCCTAAAGCGGCAAAGGCGAAGAAGGCAGCACccaaaaagaa TCATCCACCAGTATTGAAGGCCATATCAGTGCCAGGGAGGGCCTCCAGCCGTCTCTACTGGCATTAG
- the LOC128630101 gene encoding histone H2B-like, which produces MPDPAKTAPKKGSKKAVTKTAGKGGKKRRKSRKESYAIYVYKVLKQVHPDTGISSKAMGIMNSFVNDIFERIAGESSCLAHYNKRSTITSREIQTAVRLLLPGELAKHAVSEGTKAVTKYTSSK; this is translated from the coding sequence ATGCCCGATCCAGCCAAGACCGCGCCCAAGAAGGGatcaaagaaagccgtgaccaagacggccggcaaaggaggcaagaagcgcagaaagtccaggaaggagagctatgccatctacgtgtacaaggtcCTGAAGCAAGTGCACCCTGACACCGgcatctcatccaaggccatgggcatcatgaactccttcgtgaatgatatttttgagcgcatCGCCGGTGAGTCTTCTTGTCTGGCTCACTACAACAAGCgctccaccatcacctccagggagatccagaccgccgtgcgcctgttgcttcccggcgagctggccaagcacgccgtgtccgagggcacaaaggccgtcaccaagtacaccagctccaagtga